Part of the Quercus robur chromosome 5, dhQueRobu3.1, whole genome shotgun sequence genome, AACAACGTTGTTTGAAATCTGAAAATTAGTATGAGGTGCTCTTTaaattcagtgtttaaacattCTAAAACGAGTAACGTAACTCAAACACTCCTATTAAACgcgttttgtttttgtttttttattttattttttattttttttttagaaacaacagtttttagtgCTTAAACACTAAAAACCATTGTTTGGAATCACCAAACAAATAGGCTTACAACTATTTGGATTCAGAGAATTTCCTTTGTATATATGTAACAAACTAATGCTGTaataaacaaattttccaaCTTTTCctacttgtttatttttaaaattaactttcatttttgaaatatttcaGGCCTTTGATTTTGAAGGCTCTCATGCACAAAAAGAGTACCACCAAATGTAGATATTTGTTTTTACATTTGGTGGTATTCTTTTTGttggaaaagaaaacaatattgttttttttatttattcctgATAAATTTGGTAATGCAATGAAGAAAGGAAGatttaaaattagaaatatcAGGAAGTACTAGTTGAGTTACATGATAAATTTGATAACGCAATGAAGAATGGAAGATTTAAAGTTAGAAATAATATGGTGTCAGTAGTTACTATAAATTCTACACTATCTTAATCTGAgtgtttatatttgtgaagcTCTTTCCTAGAGATTTGAACTCTGACCTTTATCCCCCATACTTTACAatcacttatacttgtgaagtgactatCGCACCAAAAATGCGCGGTGGTGTTActgcaaataattaaacatatAGAATTTAGTATAGTTATTCATAAAACTTGTGGTTACAAATCACTCCAcgttaataaattttacaaGGGCAGAGCATCTTCATAAATCCATTTCCttcaataaatttaatttacaaAGGTCCTCTTCCACTAAGCCAAAAACATTTTCCCTTTGTAGTTCACTAATGCGATTGACAGACAACAATgcttagttcatttataaaatCTTTATTACTGGTTCCTCGAAAAAAAAATCGGTTATTATTTATATACTTTATGTCACCTAATGGTAAAGACTGGCTCCTTCTCATCAGTCACAAGTGAATGCTGTTTCATTCTTGCTGTTCTATGGATTATACCCATCAACACGTCCCATACGTACAACAGTTTAATCAATTTCATTATTCTTAGCACTTACTGACTAATGAGCAAGCTCTCATCtaacaattcattttattcCTACTAAAATTAGATGACCCTCTGGGACATAATCAGTGTTCAGATTAGTTCATTAGAAGTTTTGTAATTGTAGCAAATAGCCTAGATACAGATAGTCATAACAATGTTAGATGCAAAATTGCATTGAAAGGAGGGATTTAGAGAATGACAAGACGAGAGGATTACTGAATCAACTGTCACAATCAAAGCACCTGGAACTTGTATAGCATTTGGATATAAGCAATGTAAACATGGCAGAACTTAAGGGCTTGTACACAAATGCCCGACCTGTCTTATAACTCTGATTTTGTTAAGCAATAAACTAATAAGTAGgttcaagaaataaaaattggCTCTCACCATCTAAAACATGATAATACTACAACGAATACTACAGAATTCcaagaaaggaaaacaaaacaaaatgcataGAAAGCAAACAACTTTATCATAAATAACATAGAAAAACACACTAATCTCTAATCAGCGGTGCCAACCTTGTCCATGATCTTGGCAACAACTTCTTTGGACTTCTTAAGCAGCTGTATACTCTTGTTTATTTTCAGTCGCTTTGCAGCAACTGCAGGTGATTCCTCCAGCATCCTTTCAATTCCACCACCAGGGCCCATCAATTCATTCACAATCTCAATTTCAAACTCTCTGTTAACCAAATTTCCAACACTGAGAAGTAAATGTAGAGCCATGCAGTCAACCAATCTTTTTAACACAATTTTCCAGTATGCAGTCATTCTCATCTTCATATCAAAAGCCTGTTGCAGAACATGTGGATAGTCCCTAAGTTTCCCAACTTCAATCTCACCAAAACTATTAAGCTTTATCTTTGCAGGCCTTTCTTCATTGGTCAAGACATCCTTCATGAATGCATCTTGTTGAGACATTAGAGTATTCCAATCAGACAAGTACTCTGGATTACAAGTATAATCTGTCAGCTTTTCCATTTCAACGATCTCCATGACCCAGTTGACTGAGCGCTCTTTCATCTTGGCTATAAGATTATGCCCAGCACGCCTAAAAGATAACTGCAGTTGGTAATAGTTTTCAGAGTGTTGCATTATGACAGAAATGACAACTTCCTCAACATAGTTCCAGACCTTCTCAGCAAAACTAATCGGTATACTCGATATGCCTTTCACCTTTTTCTGTAGGATAGTGAGGAAGGCAGTGCGGGGAAGAAAATTCGGCAGTCCAATACCTTTGGCTTCCTCCAAAACCATAATCTCCTCCATCAGAAAGTTCTTTGCTGGCTTCGTTTCAGCGTGCTTGTGAAGTTCATCAGAATACTGGTTGAGCATTTCTACCAACCGAGCAGTGCAATGCATGTTTTGAAGATCTGGGTATTCATCAAATTCTCCTCTCACAAGGATTTTGCGTAATGATTCTTTTGCTAATCCAATGATCTGCATGAAAGCTGTCATTGCCTCAGAAACAGATGACATCTTCGGGGGCATTCTTTTCAGTTCAGCAACATTCATGGCCAACTTGTCATTAATGCTCTTCACAATAGCGGGCAAATTTCTCGCTATACTAGCTGCTTGAATTTGCACCAGCTTTTGTGCCAGAACAGGAATTCCAACAATAGAATTATCGATTTTGGAAAGCTGGGGATGAGTTTCAAAAAGTCTTGCCTCTTCAACTCGCGCCTCTGCATAAGATTCTTCTCCTATCCGATTCCTAACACAGACATAGCCAAGCCCAATATTGACATCGTCAGCAGTAACCTTCTCAAGTAGCCCTTCAGGAGCCTTGTCGGACTTAGTAACAACAGCAAGAGTCCTCTCACCAGTCTTGTCCACCATCTGTGACATCCTGATTGATTCACAAGTAGTGAAATCCACTGTCGCTGAAAGAACATTGAGTATAATACTCTCTTCAGGAGTAATATACTCCATGATAATCTCCTTTATCTGGTCATAGATATTTTCAGGCTGGCCATGCACGGGCACCCTAGTAATTCCAGGGAGATCAACCATTGTTAAATCAGGAACACCATTTTTTCTCACCTCCAATGTTAAAGGAGCGTTAGAAATCCCCTTCCCAAGGCCGGCAATCTCATCAGTGGCAAGATTGATGGCCTCAGAAACATGTTCTTCATCTGTTCTAACAACTTTTCCATTGAATTCTAAGAAAAGTTCAGGTTGAGGAAGTGGCTGGTGCTGAAGCCTCATTATTAAAGGTACCCTCGTGCAAATTCCCTGACCACGGGGAAGGTGGATACCGGCAAGTGATTCAAGGACGCTAGATTTTCCCGATGATTGGTCGCCAACAACCACAATGGTGGGGAGCTGTATGCCTTCTCTTGTGACCATAAGGTGACGGAGCTTGTCAACTGTATCAAGGAGTGGACGAATACGATCATTGTAGGATGAAGTGATGGGAGCATCTTGGACTGCTTGGATTAGTGCAAGTGAATTTTCATCTTCACGTTGTACAACAGTGCTAGATTTCTTTTTAACAGAAGAAGCAGTACTCTTCCCTCCTGCCATGTTTCACTTGAAAGAGCAAAAGTTACAGTAAAATCAAAAGCAagctagagagcaaaatggtaTGGAATGCATAAGGGTGAACGTGTATGGGGTATATTTATAGAAGTCTCAATCTCTTTCATTAAAAGAAGTAGATGGAAAGTAAGAAATGGGGGGTCTTGATCATCCAAATAAAGAGAGATAGAGGGACTTGACGTTTGGTATTTTCAATGAAACCAATGAGAATGAGAAGCCACGGGTTCTGAAGCTACGTACATGAATGCTCTGATAGTTGGTAGGAGTACTTATTGGTAATGTAACACTACAAAATACAGAATTCAAAAGATGTGAAACGGTGTTTTTCCTAGGCCATGCTTACAATATGATGCAGTAAATGAGCTGAGGGCCTGAGGTTCAGTGGTTCAACCCTCTCGGGAGTGTAGTCGTTGTTTGGTGGACTACAGTGACTGTTACAGTTCTCGAGTTTTAAAGGTTACCTgattccaaagaaaaaaaaattgtacacgAATGACCAGTAAAAGCTCCCTTCGAATTCCAATATGGAATTTTACCTCGGAAAGTTTTCCGAGAAGAAAACTGATTCTACGTACTCCATTTATCATGCAGAATGCTAGTAGTTTCATTgggatttttttccccttttctttgTTGTACTTGCATATTGGTCTAATATTGATTGAGGGATTCATATCCCGTGCAATAcctatctctctctcctctcttatttctctctctctctctctctctctctctctcacttccacCAGcggtttttctctctctacctcCCTCTCCCTGACGCTCCTCTCAACCCCAACTGTGCCTCCAGTACAGCCATTGCTCCGCCTCGCCAGTTTTGACAAGAGCGGGCTTGGTCTGTCGGATTACCCTGAAACCCACAAATCTCTTTCCCCACTACCACCCACAGTATTCTCTAAAACCCACACTATGCTCTGAAGTCTTCTAAAAGCAGTAGATGGTGTCAATCAACTGCTTGTTGTTTGTCTCCGTTGAAGTCCGACTGTTTTGGGTATGGTTGAttggtttaatttttgggtttcaaatGAATGGCAGTTGGATGGCCGTTTACAGACTTGGGGGTTAATGTCAAAATGGGTTTTGATATGAGCATGTGTTTTATTGTGTAAATACTAAATACTTGTCATTGTGTGCGTGAGTGATTGAGTGTGAGTGAAATTTGTATTTATGCTTAAATTAGTGTAAACACATGGAGGAGACTGCCGGCCTTAAAATCTGGGAATGTGAGGGTTAGTTCTATGTAATAACCTTGTCATtgtgtttttttcctttgctcTGATCTTTGTTATTATCTTGCTTCTTTGCTCTGATTTTTGGGCGGGGTGAGGTTAAAATGTGAGGCGTTTgattaaaaaagttaaaaaaaatggtttagtttggtttttaaacaatttttaaaattactttatttgattttgaactAGTTTAggtttatattctttttgtttaGACTAAGTACATTTTAGTTAGCTTCTAAATACAATCATACACAATGACCTTAGAGGCTATGTGGATTATGCATATTTAAGTTCAATTTGATACAGTAAAGAAGCTTGGCCTAAGAAAATTAGATGCAGCTATGGAATAAAGATGGATTTGCACATATAATATGAAGAGATaagcaaagagaaagagaatgttaacctttttaaattttttttctccttgatGGTTGATTTAGGGATGTAATCTCACTAGTAAGTAAACTTGTTTTGGTGGTCCTAGTTAAAAAGAGGGGAAAAGGAACATACACACACAGAAAGAGGCTTTGGAGAGAGATTGTGTATTTCATGATAATATGCATAGGGTATTTTGTGATAGAGTTGAGACTTATTGAAAATGACAAATTGGGTGATAACGTTACTTTAATCATGACTACTGTATGGTTTCTGAAAAATTACTTTGATATTGATTTCACAGATTATGGTGTGTCTTCATATCATATTGGAACTGGTTTTGGTCATTTTGCTATTGCAACTCCAAATGTaagtttcatttttatattcttgGAAGATTGTTGATGTAATTTCTGTTTTAGTGTTGAGGCTGAATTATGCATTCCTTGAACATTTAGGTTTACAAGTTGGTTGAAGACATCCGGGCCAAGGGTGATGTTGTCACTAGAGAGCCTGGTCCTATTAAAGGTGGACAATCTGTTATTGCCTTTGTGAAGGATCCTTATGGTTATGTTTTTGAGCTTCAAAGAGGTCCAACTCCTGAGCCACTCTGTCAAGTAATGCTTCGTGTTGGCGATTTGGAAACTACTGGCACCATCTATTTTAAGCGAATCTTTGCCCATGGATGTGTATATTTTATTAGAACTCTTGTTATTATTACTATGTTCTTGTAATCAAAGTTTTCATTTCAATAGAAGTTTTTTCATTCTTGAATCAAATCCTTTTCTTGTTTATCTTTCGTCTCATGTATCGATTTGTGATTGTAATGCAACATCATAATTGTTCTACTAGTttcaactttcttttttttttttgggataggaAATCACACACTTAATATTAGACAACATTAGAGTTTACATCATGAAGAATTGCAAGTTCTAAGAAACTTGGACAATTCTCCATCCACATACATTGATTAACTATACCCTTGGCATACTTTACTAACAAATGAGCTAGGGAGTTAGCATTACACTTTACATGAGAAAAATACACAATGTGGAACTCCAATGAAGCTAAACTAATCCCCATTATTACCGCATCAATTGAGGCCGGAGGTGAGGATGACTAATTCAACGCTCTAGAAACCATTAACGAATCACCCTCCATGATGATGTCTGATAAACCCAGCTGCTTTGCGAACTACATACCAATTTCAACAGCCTTCGATTCCGCTTCAAGAGGTCCCAGTGGTGTGTGTAAATGCTTGCACATTGCTGCTACAAAGTGCCCATGCCAATCCCATACAATCACACCAATTCCCACTGACTTCAACTCAGCAAACACAGCAGCATCAACGTTACACTTAAAACACGAAGTGGGTGGCGGGTTCCACCTTTGAACATGTTGAACAGAAATGTTTGTAACTGGTGTCAAAACAATGATAGATCGGTATTCCTCCAGATATTGAGTCACCCAATGAAGAAGCATCCTACCATCTTTTCGCTTTCTGCCACATTGAACTTCATTCCGGTTTCCCCACAACGCCCACGCACAGTTTAGCAGCAACTGCAGATTTTCCGGTGAACTTTTTTCATCCATCAATAAACACCATACCATCTCCTTAAAAGAACTTAACCGGTTCATTACATTTGGAAAAACCAACTTGGACGACGACCAAAGCTCTTTTGCTCTGCCGCATTTCCAGAAAAAATGGATCGAATCTTCCTCCTCCACGTTGCATCCATCACATGTAGCCACTTGCAAAACATTTCTTTTAACAAGGTTAGTTTTCAATGGTAAGATGTCCCGGCAAGCCCTCCAAGCAAA contains:
- the LOC126728379 gene encoding dynamin-related protein 4C-like, producing the protein MAGGKSTASSVKKKSSTVVQREDENSLALIQAVQDAPITSSYNDRIRPLLDTVDKLRHLMVTREGIQLPTIVVVGDQSSGKSSVLESLAGIHLPRGQGICTRVPLIMRLQHQPLPQPELFLEFNGKVVRTDEEHVSEAINLATDEIAGLGKGISNAPLTLEVRKNGVPDLTMVDLPGITRVPVHGQPENIYDQIKEIIMEYITPEESIILNVLSATVDFTTCESIRMSQMVDKTGERTLAVVTKSDKAPEGLLEKVTADDVNIGLGYVCVRNRIGEESYAEARVEEARLFETHPQLSKIDNSIVGIPVLAQKLVQIQAASIARNLPAIVKSINDKLAMNVAELKRMPPKMSSVSEAMTAFMQIIGLAKESLRKILVRGEFDEYPDLQNMHCTARLVEMLNQYSDELHKHAETKPAKNFLMEEIMVLEEAKGIGLPNFLPRTAFLTILQKKVKGISSIPISFAEKVWNYVEEVVISVIMQHSENYYQLQLSFRRAGHNLIAKMKERSVNWVMEIVEMEKLTDYTCNPEYLSDWNTLMSQQDAFMKDVLTNEERPAKIKLNSFGEIEVGKLRDYPHVLQQAFDMKMRMTAYWKIVLKRLVDCMALHLLLSVGNLVNREFEIEIVNELMGPGGGIERMLEESPAVAAKRLKINKSIQLLKKSKEVVAKIMDKVGTAD
- the LOC126728380 gene encoding lactoylglutathione lyase GLX1-like, translating into MEETAGLKIWECEDYGVSSYHIGTGFGHFAIATPNVYKLVEDIRAKGDVVTREPGPIKGGQSVIAFVKDPYGYVFELQRGPTPEPLCQVMLRVGDLETTGTIYFKRIFAHGCVYFIRTLVIITMFL